A single region of the Pararge aegeria chromosome 20, ilParAegt1.1, whole genome shotgun sequence genome encodes:
- the LOC120632604 gene encoding synaptic vesicle glycoprotein 2C-like, with translation MIETDPGSKKLHNCDVKSDHQLNGPSSKSVDLGVVPPLKSPSKLDPEKGSGSEKADFERAIEQAGYGRFHYMLLAVCGLVSTSEEMDVISMSFILPSAQCDLNLTTQTKGWLNSIIFIGMMVGAYAWGSVADSLGRKRVLIAISIINALAIVASSFSQNYELFMLFRFINGAALGGSGPVIWSYFAEFQPKKKRGAMLSFMAAFWTLGNLFVAGLAWVIIPSEIGGETGGFVYNSWRIFLLVMSLPSFVVAALLFLLPESPKFLISTGRHDEALEVFRGIYMMNTGRDKELYPVKQILVDEPVHRKPEKVVEAKEPKSKLKKMMGDIIEHSKQLFVPPILKFTAISITINFTFHIGYYGLMMWFPEMFNRFDEWSRTHDNAEADICQVTAYVTQFGTHSTEARCDSHMHSNVFMDSLITVAAAIPSNIFAVLGMDRLGRKFFLVFATFSAGLCSAAMYFVYNKTNNLIVSAVFSSVISCGNASLDCLITEVFPTNLRATGVAISMVAARLGGIIGNVVIAALLDTYCPAPTFIVAVLLASGGLMCLFLPNTTRQALQ, from the exons ATGATAGAAACTGACCCTGGTTCTAAGAAACTTCACA ATTGTGATGTAAAAAGTGACCACCAACTAAACGGACCAAGCTCCAAATCTGTTGACCTTG GCGTCGTACCGCCGCTGAAGTCACCTTCTAAGCTCGATCCAGAAAAAGGCTCCGGCTCAGAAAAAGCTGACTTTGAACGGGCGATAGAACAAGCTG GATATGGACGCTTCCACTACATGCTGCTGGCCGTGTGCGGCCTCGTCAGCACCTCAGAGGAGATGGACGTCATCTCCATGTCCTTCATCCTACCGTCCGCGCAGTGCGACCTAAACCTCACCACGCAGACCAAA GGATGGCTGAACAGCATAATATTCATCGGTATGATGGTCGGCGCGTACGCGTGGGGCTCGGTGGCGGACTCGCTGGGCCGCAAGCGCGTGCTTATAGCCATCTCCATCATCAACGCGTTGGCCATCGTCGCCTCCTCCTTCAGCCAGAACTACGAACTCTTCATGCTCTTCCGCTTCATCAACGGCGCTGC TTTGGGAGGATCAGGCCCAGTTATCTGGTCGTACTTCGCAGAGTTCCAACCGAAGAAGAAGCGAGGGGCCATGTTGAGTTTCATGGCAGCTTTCTGGACACTTGGAAACCTGTTTGTTGCTGGTCTAGCTTGGGTCATCATTCCAAGTG AGATCGGAGGGGAAACCGGAGGTTTCGTTTATAACTCATGGCGAATATTTCTTTTGGTGATGTCACTTCCTTCCTTCGTGGTAGCAGCTTTATTGTTCCTTCTACCAGAATCCCCCAAGTTTCTGATATCGACTGGGCGGCACGATGAGGCCTTAGAAGTATTCCGTGGCATTTACATGATGAATACAGGCAGGGACAAAGAACTATATCCCGTAAAACAAATTCTGGTAGATGAACCGGTACACCGAAAACCCGAGAAAGTCGTGGAGGCTAAGGAGCCAAAGTCTAAGTTGAAGAAAATGATGGGAGATATCATTGAACACAGCAAACAGCTGTTCGTGCCGCCTATACTGAAATTTACTGCtatttccattacaattaaCTTTACATTCCATATTGg ATACTACGGTTTGATGATGTGGTTCCCTGAAATGTTCAACCGTTTCGACGAATGGTCGAGAACCCACGACAACGCTGAAGCAGATATCTGCCAGGTCACGGCCTACGTCACACAGTTCGGCACGCATTCCACAGAAGCGCGCTGTGACTCGCACATGCACTCTAATGTGTTTATGGACTCCCTGATCACCGTGGCGGCTGCTATACCGTCCAACATCTTCGCTGTGCTGGGAATGGATCGACTGGGAAGGAAGTTTTTCTTAG TATTCGCAACATTCTCAGCGGGTCTGTGCTCAGCAGCGATGTACTTCGTGTACAACAAGACCAACAACCTGATCGTAAGCGCTGTGTTCAGTTCCGTAATCTCCTGCGGAAACGCGTCACTCGACTGCCTCATCACTGAAGTCTTCCCCACAAACCTACG TGCAACTGGTGTAGCCATATCAATGGTTGCGGCCAGGCTGGGTGGTATCATCGGCAACGTGGTTATCGCCGCGTTATTGGACACCTACTGCCCGGCGCCGACCTTCATAGTTGCCGTACTGCTGGCCAGCGGCGGCCTGATGTGTCTCTTCCTGCCCAACACTACGAGACAAGCACTGCAATAA